GGCCACCCACGCCCGCGCCCTGCTCGCCGGCCACCCCACCGGGCACACCTCGGTGATCGAGGCCGACCTGCGCGACCCGGCCACGATCCTCGGCCACCCCGCGCTGGCCGCCGCCGTCGACCTCTCCCAGCCGGTCGCGCTGATGCTGGTCGCCGTCCTGCACTTCATCCGCGACGAGGACGGTGCGCAGCAGATCGTCCGCGCCCTGCGCGACGCGCTCGCGCCGGGCAGCGCGCTGATCCTCTCCCACGGCAGCCCCGACTTCGCCTCCCGGGAGAGCGCCGCCGAGGGCACCCGCATCTACAAGAGCGCCAGCGCCCCCCTCGTCCTGCGCCCCCGGGCCGGCGTCGAACCCTTCTTCGGCGACTTCGAGTTCGCCGGCCCCGGCCTCGTCCAACTCCCGCTCTGGCGCCCCACCCCCGGCCACGTCCCCACCACCGAACTCCCCGAGGGCTGGCAGGACGTCTCCGCCTACGCGGGCGTCGCCTTCAAGCCGTAGGCAGCCCGGGGCGGACCCAGGCCCACCGGCGAGCCCGCGCCCGCCCGGATGGCCCGGTACGTACCGGGAGAAATTGACGCGACAGGCCGCGGGCGACGGTGTTAGCTTCCGCGCCATGGAACCCCTGAGTGAGAACGAGATCCGCGCGTCCTTCGTCAACTGCTCCAAGGGCGAGGCCCGTCGGCTCAACCTGCCCCGGGGTCTGGCCGAACTGCCGTGGGAGAACCTGGACTTCCTCGGCTGGCGGGACCAGGGCGCGCCCGACCGCGCCTACCTGGTGGCCGTGCACGGCGGTGAGCCGGTCGGGGTGACGCTGCGGGTGCCGACGGTGCGGCGCAGCCTCACCAAGAGCAACGTGTGCTCGCTGTGCATCACCACCCACGCCGGTACCGGCGTCGCGCTGCTCGCCGCCCGCCGGGCCGGGGTGGCCGGCCGCGAGGGCAACACGGTCGGGACGTACATCTGCGCCGACCTCGCCTGCTCCCTCTACGTGCGCGGGTTGAAGAAGTCCACCCTGGTGACCAGGCCCGACGAGTCGCTGCCGCTGGAGCAGCAG
The genomic region above belongs to Streptomyces sp. 1331.2 and contains:
- a CDS encoding SAM-dependent methyltransferase, with the protein product MAHWGRDGMYEDTAAGRAADTDWNWVRADDWQPPSELDTGIPHTARMYDYYLGGKDNFEADRKAAQAAIAAYPALPLLARTNRQFLGRAVEFVAGRGIRQFVDIGTGIPAVGSTSEVAQRVAPDARVVYVDNDPIVATHARALLAGHPTGHTSVIEADLRDPATILGHPALAAAVDLSQPVALMLVAVLHFIRDEDGAQQIVRALRDALAPGSALILSHGSPDFASRESAAEGTRIYKSASAPLVLRPRAGVEPFFGDFEFAGPGLVQLPLWRPTPGHVPTTELPEGWQDVSAYAGVAFKP
- a CDS encoding FBP domain-containing protein, which codes for MEPLSENEIRASFVNCSKGEARRLNLPRGLAELPWENLDFLGWRDQGAPDRAYLVAVHGGEPVGVTLRVPTVRRSLTKSNVCSLCITTHAGTGVALLAARRAGVAGREGNTVGTYICADLACSLYVRGLKKSTLVTRPDESLPLEQQIARTVGNLDAFLAKVLTDTAA